A genomic stretch from Leptospira licerasiae serovar Varillal str. VAR 010 includes:
- a CDS encoding LA_2444/LA_4059 family outer membrane protein, with product MDLYQKYYVFILLNIFLISNLQSSEDTPKNGTPERKKQKFELLLKRQTYSFIPYNFTSYSEKTDPNESIETNHLQQNRKVLVPAVFSFENYEKNYRAEISYYEIELVNPNSNVIRSNSTGLSVERSYYSPLARSEFEANFYKIISPIQNWNLYLGGGLRNINKYTYGKYMLDGAFQEYFYTYGPQISIESSYQFSENFSAYIGLDTFYTEGTRFFKTPIISTDTLVFTNGSAGTRGIFRGYESEISFQYKFHENMKFHIGYNQIFSYFSYLHFDQWNMSYNLSSPSSISFSNGSRSGNYEILRGFFLGFSVFF from the coding sequence ATGGATCTTTATCAAAAATATTATGTTTTCATTCTATTGAATATATTCTTAATTTCTAATTTACAATCTTCGGAAGATACCCCAAAGAACGGGACCCCGGAAAGGAAAAAACAAAAATTCGAATTATTATTAAAGAGGCAAACCTACAGCTTTATACCTTATAACTTCACTTCTTACTCCGAAAAAACGGATCCGAATGAATCTATAGAAACGAATCATTTACAACAAAATCGAAAAGTATTAGTACCTGCGGTATTCAGCTTCGAAAATTATGAGAAAAACTACAGAGCCGAGATCTCTTATTACGAAATAGAATTGGTAAATCCGAATTCGAATGTGATCCGATCTAATTCAACAGGTCTATCTGTGGAAAGATCCTATTACTCTCCATTGGCAAGATCCGAGTTTGAAGCGAATTTTTATAAAATCATTTCTCCGATCCAGAATTGGAACTTATACCTAGGCGGAGGACTTCGCAATATCAACAAATATACCTACGGCAAATACATGTTAGACGGTGCTTTCCAAGAATATTTTTACACATATGGGCCTCAAATTTCTATTGAATCTTCCTATCAATTCTCCGAGAATTTTTCGGCTTATATCGGCTTAGATACGTTCTATACCGAAGGGACTAGATTTTTTAAAACTCCCATCATTTCCACGGATACATTGGTTTTTACGAATGGAAGCGCCGGGACCAGAGGGATTTTCAGGGGTTATGAGTCGGAAATCTCTTTCCAATATAAATTCCATGAGAATATGAAATTTCATATAGGATATAACCAAATTTTTTCATATTTTAGTTATTTGCACTTCGATCAATGGAATATGAGTTACAATCTTTCCTCTCCTTCTTCTATCTCCTTCAGTAATGGTTCCAGATCCGGGAACTATGAGATTTTAAGAGGATTCTTCTTGGGGTTTTCAGTCTTTTTTTAA
- a CDS encoding NAD-dependent epimerase/dehydratase family protein, which produces MNLFITGASGFVGGAIARHLKEKHKVKVLSRSPKTDSALSQQGFEIVSGSLGSITPQDLAGIDIVIHCAAFVGPWGSYQDFWKGNVDGTTRLLEASQKAGVKRFIHMGTEAALFYGQDMVQIDETYPYPKKTPYYYSISKGEAERRVVSANQPGFETIVLRPRLVWGPGDTSVLPVLKKMVAEGKFMWLDGGRAKTSVTCIPNLVHATELALTKGVPGQIYFITDDEDKTVKTFLTEMMQTQGITLPQATIPSSIAGFLAMIVEGIWRIFRIRKEPPMMRFPVDIMGKECTIRIDKAKKELGYKPVVSVAQGLQLMKA; this is translated from the coding sequence ATGAATCTATTCATCACTGGAGCTTCCGGCTTCGTAGGCGGTGCGATCGCTCGTCATTTGAAAGAAAAGCATAAGGTAAAAGTGCTGTCCAGATCTCCCAAGACGGACTCCGCCTTATCTCAGCAAGGTTTTGAAATAGTGAGTGGAAGTTTAGGATCTATCACTCCGCAAGATCTCGCAGGTATTGATATCGTAATCCATTGCGCGGCATTTGTTGGTCCCTGGGGGAGTTACCAAGATTTTTGGAAAGGGAATGTGGACGGAACGACTCGATTATTAGAAGCTTCACAAAAGGCAGGAGTCAAACGATTTATACATATGGGAACAGAGGCCGCTCTCTTCTACGGACAAGATATGGTCCAGATAGACGAGACTTATCCGTATCCTAAAAAAACTCCTTATTACTATAGCATTAGCAAAGGAGAGGCGGAAAGAAGAGTAGTTTCCGCAAATCAACCAGGTTTCGAAACGATTGTATTAAGACCGAGATTGGTTTGGGGGCCTGGAGATACCTCAGTTCTTCCTGTTCTCAAAAAAATGGTGGCCGAAGGAAAATTCATGTGGTTGGACGGGGGAAGAGCAAAAACTTCCGTGACATGTATTCCGAATTTGGTTCACGCAACTGAACTTGCTTTAACCAAGGGTGTTCCCGGCCAAATATATTTTATTACAGACGACGAAGATAAAACGGTAAAAACGTTCTTAACGGAGATGATGCAGACGCAAGGAATTACACTTCCTCAGGCTACCATACCGTCTTCTATCGCGGGATTTTTGGCGATGATAGTGGAGGGAATCTGGAGAATATTCCGAATTCGTAAAGAACCTCCAATGATGAGATTCCCTGTAGATATTATGGGAAAAGAATGTACTATTAGGATCGATAAAGCAAAAAAGGAATTAGGATATAAACCTGTGGTTAGCGTGGCGCAAGGTTTACAATTAATGAAAGCCTAA
- a CDS encoding sensor histidine kinase, with the protein MRLSVFHLLFLFAFIGCSQKADVYSPQAKDGILDLRDWDRDRFSTVALDGDWEFADTILAPETFTKDGLISVPGAWNSFIKNNKSHEGEGLGTYRLTVLLDKPVKDLAFQIGDVSTAFKLFLNGKLLIENGKIGNSREEMLPSYKHPIVLIDEESKELKLTLQISNFYHITGGLRKSIKLGNTLAVFEEKKRQVALGWVVFGATFFMGLYHLILFLMRRVDKSALWFGLFCIDLSIRGFFTGSVFIYEVTPDSFWVYIHKLDILTFVSALPLFSVFLKAVFPDEKFHYYFNNLFIGVSSVFFVLVLALPSTEYMSYIRIFQVFVGASIVYFFIMIALCIFRRREGAILFAIGSLILFLTTLNDILNQSLIIKAEYLASWGLLAFLFSQTVMLSVRFSNAFVRLEELQKSLEQKVSERTKQLAEAKHIAEEANSLKDTFLSLVTHDLRSPITTVIGILQLIRNDYEHLDDESLLEWVSRAEYTSSQSLEMIATLLDLNRLKSGSFPLDNNLIYVYPEVEGVLAKLLPQAEAKKIRIINEIPDDVKLNVDRTLFSEIFINLVSNSIKFCRENDLIRIGFSDEKNDPEFFVEDTGIGMPKDMIPNLFLTEIKSTRLGTKNESGTGLGLPLVYSIIKAYNGKISVESEEKKGSKFTFRIPRI; encoded by the coding sequence ATGAGGTTGTCTGTCTTTCATTTACTATTTCTCTTTGCATTCATTGGATGTTCTCAAAAAGCCGATGTCTATTCTCCACAAGCAAAAGATGGGATTTTAGACCTGAGAGATTGGGATAGGGACCGTTTTTCTACCGTCGCTCTGGATGGCGATTGGGAATTTGCCGACACAATCTTGGCTCCGGAGACTTTTACAAAGGATGGACTTATTTCCGTTCCTGGAGCATGGAACTCATTCATAAAAAATAACAAAAGTCACGAGGGAGAAGGTCTCGGAACATATAGACTGACAGTTCTACTCGACAAACCAGTAAAGGATCTGGCTTTTCAAATCGGAGATGTTTCCACAGCGTTCAAACTATTCCTGAATGGGAAATTGCTGATCGAAAATGGTAAGATCGGAAATTCCAGAGAGGAAATGCTTCCTTCCTACAAGCATCCTATCGTTCTAATAGACGAAGAATCTAAAGAATTAAAACTAACTTTACAAATATCAAATTTTTATCATATAACTGGTGGACTTAGAAAATCCATCAAGTTAGGAAATACATTAGCGGTATTTGAGGAGAAAAAAAGACAAGTAGCGCTTGGATGGGTCGTTTTCGGGGCAACTTTTTTTATGGGATTATATCATTTGATCCTATTTTTAATGAGAAGAGTGGACAAATCCGCGCTTTGGTTCGGATTATTCTGTATAGATCTAAGTATAAGAGGATTTTTTACAGGATCGGTATTTATCTACGAGGTTACGCCTGATTCCTTTTGGGTGTACATCCATAAACTTGATATTTTGACTTTCGTTTCAGCCCTTCCCTTATTTTCAGTCTTTTTAAAAGCGGTCTTCCCAGACGAAAAATTCCACTATTATTTCAATAATCTATTCATAGGTGTGAGCTCGGTATTTTTTGTCCTTGTACTTGCCCTTCCTTCTACGGAATACATGAGTTATATTAGGATCTTTCAAGTTTTTGTGGGAGCCAGTATAGTTTACTTTTTTATAATGATCGCTCTTTGCATTTTCAGAAGAAGAGAAGGTGCAATTCTATTCGCAATAGGCTCCTTGATACTTTTCCTAACCACTTTGAACGATATTCTGAACCAAAGTTTGATCATAAAAGCGGAATATTTGGCTAGCTGGGGTCTTCTCGCATTCTTATTCTCCCAAACCGTGATGCTATCCGTCAGATTCTCGAATGCTTTCGTAAGATTAGAGGAACTCCAAAAGTCCTTGGAACAAAAAGTATCCGAAAGAACCAAACAATTGGCTGAGGCAAAACATATTGCAGAAGAAGCGAATTCACTCAAAGATACATTTTTGTCCTTAGTTACTCACGACTTAAGATCTCCGATCACCACAGTGATCGGTATCCTACAATTGATCCGAAACGATTACGAACATTTGGACGATGAATCTTTATTGGAATGGGTTTCTAGAGCGGAATACACATCTTCCCAATCTTTGGAGATGATAGCGACACTTTTGGACCTGAACAGACTCAAATCCGGGTCTTTTCCTTTGGACAATAACTTGATCTATGTATATCCGGAAGTAGAAGGTGTATTGGCCAAACTTCTCCCGCAAGCGGAAGCTAAGAAGATCCGGATCATAAACGAGATCCCGGATGATGTGAAGTTAAACGTGGATCGGACCTTATTCTCCGAAATATTTATCAACTTAGTTTCAAATTCTATAAAATTCTGCAGAGAGAACGATTTGATCCGTATTGGATTTTCTGACGAGAAGAATGATCCTGAATTTTTTGTGGAAGATACCGGGATCGGAATGCCCAAAGATATGATCCCGAATTTATTCCTAACCGAGATAAAGTCAACTCGCTTGGGGACCAAGAACGAATCCGGAACCGGTTTAGGTTTACCTTTAGTTTATAGCATTATCAAGGCGTATAACGGAAAAATTTCAGTGGAATCTGAGGAGAAAAAAGGAAGCAAATTTACGTTCAGGATCCCTAGAATATAA
- a CDS encoding ArsR/SmtB family transcription factor, with protein MSKQPTHPNLDQIELSSIFEAVSDPIRRKILLDLSEKGESNCSTFLTYTSKTNLSYHMGKLRDAGMIFTRYEGTQRFSIIRKDDLEKKFPGLLDTILKSAKIESNQEEMSEIKN; from the coding sequence ATGTCTAAGCAGCCGACTCATCCCAATTTAGATCAGATAGAATTGAGTTCTATTTTCGAGGCGGTAAGCGATCCGATCCGAAGGAAGATACTATTGGACCTTTCAGAAAAAGGAGAATCCAATTGCTCTACCTTTCTAACATATACCTCGAAAACCAACCTTTCGTATCATATGGGAAAGTTAAGGGACGCAGGAATGATTTTTACTAGGTACGAAGGAACTCAAAGATTTTCCATTATCCGCAAGGATGACCTGGAAAAGAAATTTCCGGGCTTGTTAGATACAATTTTAAAAAGCGCAAAGATAGAAAGTAACCAAGAAGAAATGTCCGAGATCAAAAATTAA
- a CDS encoding LA_3696 family protein — MEINYIHRVSKLLREVLGEDASESLLELTYNIHETGRKNMEEFLSQKFDLKLSEESKNLHNKITELKVEISDFRAELKSELWKAVANLNSSIVSQTRWMIACVFAVGGFYFTLAKIFF, encoded by the coding sequence GTGGAAATTAATTACATACACCGAGTTTCTAAGTTGTTAAGAGAAGTTTTGGGAGAGGACGCTTCCGAATCTTTATTGGAATTAACTTATAATATTCATGAAACAGGGAGGAAAAATATGGAAGAATTTCTTTCTCAAAAATTCGATCTGAAACTTTCTGAGGAATCCAAAAATTTACACAATAAGATCACGGAGTTAAAAGTGGAGATTTCGGATTTTCGAGCAGAATTGAAATCTGAACTTTGGAAAGCGGTTGCAAACCTGAATTCTTCGATCGTTTCTCAAACGAGATGGATGATTGCTTGTGTTTTTGCCGTAGGAGGATTCTATTTTACTCTAGCAAAAATTTTCTTTTAA